Genomic window (Candidatus Hydrogenedentota bacterium):
GACTTACATTCCTTCGGGTTCTTTTAGTGTCTATAAACCGAAAAACTTTTCATTTGCTTCCTTCACTCATAAACCTTTTCTTGGTAAATTTATTCGGTATCAATGTAAAACAATATCCGGAAATATTCTTGCCAGTGGTAATGAACACCAACTGTAATGTCTACAATACAGATAAGACTTTGGGCAAGCAATGTATGAGCGGTAATCTTTTTATTCGAGATGGAAAAATACAGCATGGATTCAGTACGGAAACCTTGTCAAACAAAGAAAAACGACACGCCAAGGAAAGGACGCAAAAACATCCGAGTTCTTCATAAGCAGAAATAACCCTTGTGTGTGGGGGAAATAGGATGCATTACTTGAAGATCCTATTATTGCTTTGACAACTTTCATGTCATGGCGGGATTTTCATGCCGAAGAGGAAGCGGCTGATCTGAATTCTTTTCACAAAAAGATCGTAGACCAAGAGAGTGAGCAGGAAGGTGAGCGCCGAAATAACAAAAAATTTAATCCACAAATTCATCGACCATTGGACGACATAAAACGCAATGGCACATAAAATTGTCTGGTGAAGAATGTAAAAGGGATAGGAGGCTTCATTGGCGTAGCGGTAGAACCGATTCTTACCGTTGAGCCATGTTTCTGCATAACCCATTGAAGCGATGATCCAAAACCACGTGCCGAAAGTGCGGAGCACATACAACAAGATATCACCCGTGGAATAGCGTGGAAATTGGATGTTAGCGGCGTGTGCAGAGAGCATAGCGACCGTGACAAGGATGCCTAGCACGAGTGCAAAGCCCTTTGCTCGCTGCACCGCGGTTTGGAATCGGGTATCATCCCCCATAATAAATCCGTAGATGAAGAGCGTCCCGTAGAAAAAAGGATTTTTCCCGCTAATATCGGGCAGGGCGCCCGCCACAACCAAAGGCACCGCCATCAAAAATATCGTTCCGGAACTTTGGCATTTCAAAGCGAGCCAATCGATGAGGCGCCGATGTTTTATAAGATACAGGAACAAGGGAAGCACCGCCACGGAGAAGACTAGGAGATAAAGTATAAACCAAAGATGGGCAGGGGTGAAGTCTCCCGTATACCCGCTGAGATCGCCGCGTATTACAAAATAGTCGCGCAAGAAATGCCCATA
Coding sequences:
- a CDS encoding acyltransferase family protein, with the protein product MVKIKRRYPVDWLRILVVASLVPFHTARVFDIWEGNYVKNDELSYALSYFISYLALWIMPLSFLLAGTATGCALRFRSASVYLKERFQRLFVPLLFGVLVLVPPQAFIARFQKPGHSESYGHFLRDYFVIRGDLSGYTGDFTPAHLWFILYLLVFSVAVLPLFLYLIKHRRLIDWLALKCQSSGTIFLMAVPLVVAGALPDISGKNPFFYGTLFIYGFIMGDDTRFQTAVQRAKGFALVLGILVTVAMLSAHAANIQFPRYSTGDILLYVLRTFGTWFWIIASMGYAETWLNGKNRFYRYANEASYPFYILHQTILCAIAFYVVQWSMNLWIKFFVISALTFLLTLLVYDLFVKRIQISRFLFGMKIPP